The genomic DNA GCTCATGCGGCAGGCGATTCGTCCCTTGCGGGAACGGGGTTGCCAGTCAACCCCCTGAGGAGGATGTTGATCGCCGCGTTGATGTCCCTGTCCGCGGTGTATCCGCATGCGGGGCATCTATGGATGCTTATGTTCAATGTCTTCCCCACATGCTCCCCGCATTGGGAGCATGTCTGCGATGTTCCCCTGGGATCCACCTCGATGACCTTCACGCCGGCGCATTCTGCCTTGT from Thermoplasmata archaeon includes the following:
- a CDS encoding transposase translates to VMERLKVKKLWEKSLGRNMTRGFVNSSLGMLRRRISDKAECAGVKVIEVDPRGTSQTCSQCGEHVGKTLNISIHRCPACGYTADRDINAAINILLRGLTGNPVPARDESPAA